In Glycine soja cultivar W05 chromosome 10, ASM419377v2, whole genome shotgun sequence, the genomic stretch cttttgaaaaccaaaattgtgctatgtctgttttttgaaaaatcttttcaatacttcccttgtgaagttttcttgatttcttctcttgaatcttgaattcatcttttcttgaatcttgaaatcaaacttctcttaattcttgaatcttcttgatttcttcttgttgacttaatcttgaaatcattctttgggctttttgtcatcatctttgtcattatcaaaactacttgaatcaacttgattcatcatcatgaagcttgcttctacatattttttaaatggttttatttaatattttcttaattttgatatattattttatttaatatattttctatatttaatatcttctatatttttttatatgattttatttaatattatctatatttttttgtatattgttttatttaatgtattttctatatttaatatcttatgTATTTTgtatacaattttatttaatatttcagaCACTTTGAATTCCTTGATTGCATACAATTGCAATGTGTGCTTCTTGCAATTTAAAATACGATAACTTTTTTGACCTTGAATAcaagttgaaaaatatttacaaagttTATGAATACCAATTTCATTCACTTGGAAGCGAAGATAAATGGTTTCAATAGTTGGGTtcatattttatgtttgatcCTTTGAAGCGACGAAACACATCGACAAGGTCAATCACTACTCATATGCATAATGAGATGGACGAACTAATTTCAAATAGGTTTAAAAATACTCATTGTGTAGAATTAAAAAGACATAATCATAACAACTTCCCAAACAAGCAAGTTGACGGCTAATATTGTTTCtactttttatgcttttgtttaatttgtattgttcattttatattaatgtattatgttactttttattataacaattatttttattagtaaattattttccgttgttaatatttttgttaaacaaacatgtagtacattttaatgtttttatttaaatttaaatcttttgtatattctttttaatttacaaaaaaaatcataatccttaaaattaataaaaaaaataaaaaaaaatattaaataagttcatataaaaatatggaagatattaaatataaaataatatattaaataaaataatataaaaaatattaaataaaactaaaaaaagtaaaacatccatttatttattaaataattaaattaaaaattatttacaattttcttaaaaataaaaaaaattgaagttgtaAACTCATTAAcgacttcaataaaaaaaatttaaaaaaatatgttttacgattttaaagtcgtaaaataagaaaaaaaacttataattttaaagtcgtattaaaaaattaaaatcgtcAAATATTTTATgacttcaataattaaaaaaaatcatattttatcacttttaattCAAAAGTCGTAACATCTATTATCACTTGGTCGTGTCGGAATATTAATGTAAAACTTACCTTTTACCTCAAatggtaaattaaaaaaaaaatacaccctTTTGATATTTTCCCcaagaaaataaatcaaactatatgaaggacaaaaaaaatgcaggaGGGAGTGAAGCGAGGCATTTAACTCAAGTAAACAAAATGATCGGACTCATATCTCGCGAAAATGTAGCTTCAAAATGTAGCTTACAACATAATCTTAGTAAGTCTCAAGATACAACTCAGTTcaacttttaatgaaaaaaaaaaactcaagcaaTTCGATGTATatcaaacataaataattaattatcaataacagTTGATAtaagtattaattatttgtgttgtttaattaagtaattcatgattttaaattctaattaacCACTGAATATCAAATAATCATGTTGAAACAAAAATACCTATTTTATAAACGCTTAAagtctttaataaaaatttattattattttcaatggaGAAAATTTAGTAtcaataacatattaaaaaaacattgataATCAATTATCAAGACATGGAATAATAGCAAATTATCTATAGCATATGGCCATGTAGTCTACTCACTTATTGAGGATAGGAGAACAAATGCACCAAGAAGGAAACTCTGCCCCCGATCATATATCATATGCACTCTTTTCTGGATGAAAaggcaattaaattttatttacttttacatGCGTTAGTGGTGTTGATGTGGCTTCACATTGAGAAGCCAACGCATTAGCATGCAATGGTTAAGGGGGAGCAGCTGTGTTCCACCGAATTTGCTGCAAATCTGACGGCTGAAGATGGGCCATGGTACTTCCAGTTCCAGGCTCCAGCTTTGGATCCATATTGAACATCATAGGAACAATGCtctaaacatttaattttttgcaCATGAATTATTagagaaataagaaattaatacaTGATGTAAATCAGATTCCAATTAACCTCTACATAATacatatcattaaaataaaattaaaattgattgtgtTGTGTAGAGATCGGTAATATCTGATAATATAGGATTATCTAAAAATTATGGGTTGTGAAATGTGAtgctagaaaatattttaaaagaaaattaagaaaacaaactaaaaaattacataaaaattaaaagcaaaatgATGCTATATATGGTCTTCGCATTAGATGGACTTAGGCCCAAAAGATTGAATGTAATGAAATGGGTGCTTTGGGAATAAAGTGATGGGACAAcaatgattaatatattaaaattaaggttaaaatttgaatattatttgagtttaatgtttgtcaaaaataatttttattaaattttatttattttttaatggaatTTTGAATTAGTGAGTTATTTATTTTGGATGCATTTGAAGGATTAAGACCAAAAAATGGATGGTTTAGTTTGACAAGGTGCAGCTCAATGTtgtgagagaaaagagaataaTACTACTTGTAtttaaagagtttttatataaacagtttttggtttatttatcttttaccaGAAAAGTTAGCAATAAACTGAGTCCAACACTATCTTACAATACAACAATTTTTCctcgaaaaaaaaaactatacaacAATTTTTGGGTccgaaatgaaaaaaaataatttaggtaATTGAGCTAAAAGAATACTAGACTAATAACATTTCAATTCGCCTACAATATTTGGCTATACATGCAGTTTGTATCGCATGCACAAGGCTACAAGAGATAATCATTAGATAAAGTTGGATCCAGGGGCATAAATTTTGTTGAAATACACGCTGTATATGAGTATTCCCAATGCTTAGTTCTCAACAAGCtagtattatatttaagaatagaACTAAATCGACTAGTGCCTGATTTACGATTGGAGTTTGCCACGTGAGTGCCACTTATAAGAAACATATATGGCTTATATACAAACACCTGTTGTTtgtatgtaaataaaatatgatgaaaATTGCTTAAATCTTGGTATCGCGACGCTAGCAACTGAAAATTAAGAACCACTcgcaaatttaatttaagtaaagTAAACCATTTGTTATGAACAACTCTCAAGTTTAATTTGAGTGAAGTAAACCATAATTTTAGTGTCTAAAAATTGTAACATACTGTTACATTAGTctttactattttaaaaaagtttaaatagtttttttttttaaattcagttatttctCTAAATTAAgtcttatttaattttcagtcttatttaaaattttcttaattttgtaaacaaatataacaaaaatgacCCAACACAAGGACTTGCTTTGGTCTAGATTCTATAGCCATTAACGTAATCGAtgaaaagtaaagaagttgaagatcaatgaaatattatttactaacatgttttactttcttatcatatttgatattttttaattgaaaatttgtttttatttttggattatatatatatatatatatatatatattttgcatctttataattttaaaattaaaatgccaAGGAATTATTatcttgaaataaaaataaatataaaatacaaaaactaaTCAAGGTCTTCTAAAGTAATAaagtaacattaaattttagGTGTATAATGTGTAAGCTTATAACGTGTATGCATGATCAATATATGCAAAGGACACATGTACTATATCGTAATCAATATTCATAGCTAATaaaactagtatttttttttatgaagataaTAAAACTAGCTTCCTAGTGTCTTCCTTTTGTATTTTGATAGCATTAGTAACATAATTGATATCTGTAGACTCATATCATATTTATAACACCTATTCAATTGAAcatttgatttaataataagaaattgTTAATCACTAAATATCAAAATcgcttaaatatatatatatatatatatatatatatatatatattattttaaattattaaatttattgttatattttactcaataattatatgatataaaaCAAAAGTTATATATCCATCTTTATATTGTTCAATGAACACCTTAATGGTAAATATAGcacaataattaaataacttattaaaaatatataaatatttttttttattaaatagctcaataatgatattaattttttttatataaatttatattttttaaattaataatatttttgagaacttttaaaaaatttaaaatgaattctgtgCATCCCACGAGTTGGAATCCTAACTGTATAATAAGAAGGAAATATCAGCATCAGGTTCCAACTTAGAAAAgagttacatttttttcttcagattttatatattgtttgataataatatttttaataattcataGATATATCTAAGAGCAATGGATGCAAAACATGAGCTAGtaaagttatttataattatatattatttgttcttTCTACtgtatatcttttttatattcaacAATTATATCATATagaactatttttttcatttatatttatattatgaaatgaattaaattacatatcaatttaaacaatttttttgttattgaacACATTATTTATACTATGTAAGTATGTATTATAATATCTTAATGTTTAgtcaatataaataatatgtatttatatgaaaatgtataaatattGGTAAGATAATATCAAACTTGAGTGTatgtaaatcataattttattttactatttatgatatacctttttttctaaaatagttggaaatatttaatttatataaaaaaaatgataacattaaCCGGAGCATCTTATCGATCTGTTTATTCCACAGTGTGTATTCAATATAGATAAACCCATTTATATTTATCATGTGAAAGCAGGTACAAtctatttttgtcttttacacTAAAGTTTGTGACCTTCAAATGAAATATGTAGTCACGTCCCCTCTCATAATTGAGATTTTCTTTAGTTTAGGTATTTTGCCAGCTATATAGTTGCATGTGATTTGATGCAAGTCAAATTTTGGCAACCGCATTCAATCAGACTCATGTGACCTGGCATGGTCACATTCTCAAACCATTGATCGCACACATAAAAGAGAATGCTTGTTCCATTACATTTCCTATATATATTCTCCTTATTTTCATGCACTTTTtgtcaagagaaaaaaaaatatggggaAAACACTTtggttctttttggttttcACATGCCTTTTGATTCCTCTAGCAGTTGCAGATTGGAACATACTGAAGCTGCAGACACAAGATGGATTGAAGATCAGCCTGAAGAACTATTGTGAAAGCTGGAGGATGAATGTGGAGCTGCACAACATTAGGGACTTCCAAGTTGTGCCTGAAGAGTGCACTGAATACATTGGAAAATATGTTAAGTCCACACAGTACAAAGTAGACTCACAGAGGGCATCTGAAGAGTGCTTGGTTTACCTTAGCACCAGCTGTAATTTGAAGAAAGATGGATTGGATGCTTGGATTTTTGACATTGATGATACCCTGCTTTCAACTGTTCCTTACTACAAGAATAATCTATATGGGTAATTCTAAAATTCACTCTCATTTGCTAACCTTATCGTGATGTTTTGCTATTAAGTTGctctgtgtttggttgagcATTTACaagattaatttttgttaaaattgatttttaagtgTCCTGATTTATATTTAGATGTTTCTTTATTATAATAAGTTATTagtaaaatttagtataaatttttttatccaacagataagttatttaaaattactttaattcATAATCAATTCTGAATCAAAAAATCAATTTCTCAATATAACATCAAAAGACATGAACATTTATCTAAAATCGTGTTAACCATAACTTCGGCATGATTTTGAATCATATAATGTGAATCCAAACTGGCTAGCTATATAGCTCAGATTGCTTGCTAAACTATTTGGTTCCTAGCTATATAGTTTAAATTGCTTACTTACCCTATATGGTTCTTACTTTGATCTCCTTATGCTTACAAATAATCAATCTCAATGATGATGGATTTCTTTGGCAATAGGGGAAAGAAACTGAATGTGACATCTCTAGAGGAATGGATGCGCAAAGGCAATGCACCTGCTCTTGATCACTCATTGAACCTATACAATGAACTTAAATCCAGGGGTGTGCAAATCATTATGGTTACTTCAAGGAAGGAGCATCTCAGATCAGCCACAATTGACAACCTTGTCAAAGTTGGTTATTATGGGTGGactaaaattgtctttaggtgAGTACTATTTAACCCTCTCTCTCATTAACTTTCactactattttttctttcacctattctcattttcattctaaatctttttatttttctttattttttttatctctgtgCAGAGATCCTGCTAATGAATTGGTGTCAGTGCAAAAGTACAAGTCTGATGTGAGAAGGCAAATAATAAATGAGGGTTATCGCATTTGGGGCATTGTTGGGGACCAATACAGTAGCATTGAGGGGATTCCAAACCCCAGAAGGGCATTTAAACtcccaaatccaatgtactatGTTGCCTAATGAATCTCATTCACTGTGATTGCATTATCTCTCCCTCATTTTCAActtatataaaagataatttgttgCAATAAGTTAAACAAGCCAACCTGTAATTTGTAGGTAGAGGTGAAAATACTTGAAAAGATTTGTGCAGTGCAAATTTACCAACTAATGCTCAATACTTCAATAGCatcattaataatatttgtttcTGAACAATCTGTAACAGTGAAAATGTTTCAAAACCTTTCCTCCTTTGCAAGTccaattttaaagaataaatataatatgtgacattttttttttgaaagctcaattaattttcatttcagttTTTACTAGTCAtcctttattattaaatatctatttatttatggtGTGATGGCTGATGAGTCATATAACTTATAAGTGtcctttgtaaaataatttatttacatttgcaatttttattacataaaaaagAACAAGACGTGGTTTCGTGTAGGATACTACACAAGTTATTTCTTTAATGTGAGCTCACTTGCAAATTGCAacgttatttatttaaagggaAGTGCCAAATTTGGAATAAGGTTCAGCTCCATATCTTGGTATTGGAACATATAACCCTTGCATCCTGAAAACAAGTTACACTACAATATTTAAATTCTGAATCAAAATTTATTAGTAATTGCAAATCTGCATCATTTTCTTTCATTGTATATTAAGGAAAGCAAAAAGATGCAACTAAGTAATAAATTTGTAGTAAACTTGCGATCCTCAATTGAAAACTATCACATGAAAAGCctaaagaaaaaagagatgCAAATCTAGAATTCTTTTTAAGGGGCAGGGTCATTTTTCACTACTTTATCGAATTTATACAACTATTTTGAAAGACATGGACTTAAATGGCCTTTTTGAAAACAAGGTTTGATACGTCTAACAAAACAGTCCATATCTTAACTACCTTCCACGTCATAAAAGATATATACTCTGAATACtgatacaataattaaaaattaagagttCTTGCTTTCAAATTTGTAAACATGAGAGGAATCACAATGAGGGTTGAGAGTCAAATACAAGTACACTACATAGAAACCGTAACATAATGGCATATTAACTCAACTGTTGCCACACTTTGTTTGTGATACATTATTTTCGTTTAAACTTGCTAAACtatgtaaataaaatagaagtaagaagaagTCACCAAGGGACAAAAACACAAGGCAAAGCTTTCTTTTAGTAGTGAAAAACACTACTAAGCTAGACCCCCTTAACGTAGGTGAGTCTCTTATCTCTATGAAACAAATAGtcataaatagaaaatttaatatCAGGCTCCATTATTGCACCCctgttttattaaatttattgatatttgaGAATCCAAAGTAAtctcaattaaattaaactataacTCCACAGTAAGCAATGCAAGTTGAATAGTCCCATTTTTTATACCCAGCACAAACTATAGTACAAATGCTCAGTTGCTATAATAGGCCACAATTGTGATCCCTTATTGCGGCTCACTTTTACCAATCCCTCCTTCAAAGCTTTCATCCTATTCTCATCTATTAttgaatataaaatcatttccCTTATCACAGTTCACTTTTACCAATCCCTACTTCAAAGTTTTTATGGATACCAAATGTCTCTTGgcatataaatattttcataactcAGCTAAACTGGGgtgtcttattttttattagaagttTTTATAGCCACCGGAATGAAAACATCAattcaaaaatagtttttttttttttttttacacttgaATCATCGAGAGTTGCTAGATAAAAATTTGAACTTTACAATAGTATATTGATctaattttacttttacttcAACATTTTGAAccatttatcatatttaaattaattttaaatattattttgtatgtatttttatcatatttattttattattattattattattatttaaaagaaacttGGAAGATTTACTCACCGTTGaatcaaaattctaattttacaaCTAGAACATGGACAACTAGGTCAAGAtttaaatttcacaacaatcatTGGTTTGGTTGTTGGCAAtcttttttgtaaaacaaaaaatgcttTAACATTTTAGAACCATTTgatttgttaaatataatatttatttaataataagaaataatatagtacatatttataaattaaaattatatatttaaaaatattttttacttttatatattatgattaatttctaaaataataataatgtttttaaaatatagtccaaaatttaatttagttttactaatgattatttttcttatgattaacttttatttttattttcttattattaatttttaagttaatgattattttctaaaatatagagtaaaatttcatttattataaaaatatacatatattacatttaaactatttattatatgatttatGTTAGTATATTGACTAAAATGTAATCTTTGTTCTCCAATTTTcacaaatatgtaattttattctCCTTATCTTTTAATTGAAACATTTTGTCctcaaattttacataaaattacaattttagtcTTCCTATTtcttaattgagatatttcatctcccacttttaaaaaatttgtgattttaattcTCTTAATCAATTTCAGACTTGTTgactatgtattttttaattcctttcttaataaattaagtttgttagcaattaaataattttaaaaaaacattttacatAGTCATAGTTCAATGTTTGAAATTGGttacaaggactaaaattactgactttttaaaaataggggacggaatatcttaattaaaaaaataggtgatTAAAATCgtgaactttttaaaattgaaaaataaaatgtctcaattaaaaaatggagGGCATAAAAgcacaaattttaaaaccattcataattttggttttatattcataacttctgtttaataattttttattactgctccatttgataattattaaaaaccacaatatatttcatttaatgaattattaatggaattttaatct encodes the following:
- the LOC114370441 gene encoding acid phosphatase 1-like codes for the protein MGKTLWFFLVFTCLLIPLAVADWNILKLQTQDGLKISLKNYCESWRMNVELHNIRDFQVVPEECTEYIGKYVKSTQYKVDSQRASEECLVYLSTSCNLKKDGLDAWIFDIDDTLLSTVPYYKNNLYGGKKLNVTSLEEWMRKGNAPALDHSLNLYNELKSRGVQIIMVTSRKEHLRSATIDNLVKVGYYGWTKIVFRDPANELVSVQKYKSDVRRQIINEGYRIWGIVGDQYSSIEGIPNPRRAFKLPNPMYYVA